In the genome of Prosthecobacter sp., one region contains:
- a CDS encoding efflux transporter outer membrane subunit, producing MTRKLESALTGEEVKTKPKYPALIHVLLFAFLLLPSCNLAPKYFSPKPDLPTEFKTSGPWRTAKPRDDASRGNWWSLFGDFRLNALMQQAEAGSPTLELAMHRVTEAKALARADRASLFPFLTLNGSANRSRGSGNMKFQFAGGRTRNVMGATLDFEYELDFWGKLRNQSSAGAARAEAEQGDYQNALLGLQSELALNYFALRAQDAQIALLKRTVALRRRTVELARTRFEQGDIAQIDVAQAETDMAATEAEAIGLEKRRAELEHAIALLLGKTPSQFNQSAHEISGAPPTVPASVPSDLLERRPDIAAAERQMASLNAEIGVAKAALFPSLSIGLTGGTQTSYFWKIGDAQSRVWGLGPAAVEWPLLRGGGVRANIEATKARYDQAAASYKSTVLGAMRDAEDALSGVAVLRRQTAAQDATVASARKALELSQKRYDSGLVAYYEVLDSQRTHLRAEQEATRLRGESFLACVLLIKALGGGW from the coding sequence GTGACACGCAAACTCGAATCAGCCCTGACCGGCGAGGAAGTGAAGACGAAACCCAAATATCCCGCGCTCATTCACGTGCTGCTGTTTGCGTTCCTGTTGCTGCCTTCATGCAACCTCGCTCCCAAATACTTTTCCCCGAAGCCGGATCTGCCGACCGAGTTCAAAACCAGCGGCCCCTGGCGCACGGCGAAACCGCGTGACGATGCCAGCCGTGGCAACTGGTGGAGCTTGTTTGGTGATTTTCGCTTGAACGCGTTGATGCAACAGGCCGAGGCGGGCAGTCCGACCTTGGAACTGGCGATGCATCGTGTCACCGAGGCCAAAGCATTGGCACGTGCTGACCGGGCCAGCCTGTTTCCGTTCCTCACGCTGAACGGCTCGGCCAATCGCAGCCGTGGTTCGGGAAACATGAAGTTCCAGTTCGCTGGCGGGCGCACGCGCAATGTGATGGGGGCGACGCTCGATTTTGAATACGAACTCGATTTCTGGGGCAAGCTGCGCAATCAAAGCAGCGCCGGAGCCGCGCGTGCTGAAGCAGAGCAAGGGGATTATCAAAACGCCCTGCTTGGCCTGCAAAGCGAACTGGCGCTGAATTACTTCGCGTTGCGTGCGCAGGATGCACAGATCGCCTTGTTAAAGCGCACGGTCGCCCTGCGTCGCAGAACTGTCGAACTGGCACGCACGCGCTTTGAGCAGGGAGACATCGCGCAAATCGACGTGGCGCAGGCGGAGACTGACATGGCGGCGACGGAGGCGGAAGCCATCGGTTTGGAAAAAAGGCGTGCAGAACTCGAACATGCCATTGCCCTGCTGCTCGGAAAGACGCCGTCGCAGTTCAACCAGTCGGCGCATGAAATCAGCGGTGCGCCGCCTACCGTGCCTGCCAGCGTGCCGAGCGATCTGCTGGAGCGACGCCCTGACATTGCCGCGGCGGAGCGTCAAATGGCTTCGTTGAATGCCGAGATCGGTGTGGCGAAAGCGGCCCTGTTCCCCAGCCTGAGCATTGGCCTCACGGGTGGCACGCAGACGAGCTATTTTTGGAAGATAGGCGATGCGCAGAGCCGTGTCTGGGGGCTGGGACCGGCGGCGGTCGAATGGCCTTTGCTGCGAGGTGGAGGAGTCAGGGCGAACATTGAGGCGACGAAGGCGCGCTATGATCAAGCGGCGGCAAGCTACAAAAGCACGGTGCTCGGAGCCATGCGTGATGCCGAGGATGCCCTGAGCGGCGTGGCCGTGTTGAGGCGGCAGACGGCGGCCCAAGATGCCACGGTGGCCTCGGCTCGAAAGGCGCTGGAGCTTTCCCAGAAACGCTACGATTCCGGGCTGGTGGCCTATTACGAGGTGCTGGACAGCCAGCGCACGCACCTGCGTGCGGAACAGGAGGCCACGCGCCTCCGGGGCGAGAGCTTCCTGGCCTGTGTGCTGCTCATCAAGGCCCTAGGTGGCGGCTGGTGA
- a CDS encoding efflux RND transporter periplasmic adaptor subunit, protein MSFAASDFSGLRLFESPMSEARPSAFFRFFAFILVTGGVVVGGWMFLKQRDQTSTAKPAAVAKGAAPVLTAKVAKENYALDLDAIGTVRSFESIDISSNVTESVTQLSFNDGDFVKKGTLLALLSDSEEQAMLASARATLAEEEREIERLKNLVKDGAAPEARLAERKTLADIAKQKIFEAEAKLTDRRITAPFDGWLGLRRISVGALVTPGTVIASLDKMDVVKIDFSVPETYLGTVKPGTLITARTDSDRERKYEGKVSHLDSRIDPVTRSIPTRAEVANPDLALKPGMLVMVRLVVEPKMSLSIPERALVPIGAKAYVFTILGDKAKRVEVKTGRRKPGFVEITSGLSEGQLIVADGIVGLQDGAAVKAAGDYGGPVEAFNPEQPDTTTP, encoded by the coding sequence ATGTCCTTTGCTGCTAGCGATTTCTCCGGCCTGCGTTTGTTTGAATCCCCCATGTCCGAAGCCAGGCCAAGTGCATTCTTTCGTTTCTTTGCGTTCATCCTCGTCACCGGAGGTGTGGTTGTGGGCGGCTGGATGTTTCTGAAGCAGCGTGATCAAACTTCTACCGCCAAACCTGCGGCGGTCGCCAAGGGTGCGGCCCCGGTTTTGACCGCCAAGGTTGCCAAGGAGAACTATGCGCTCGATCTCGATGCCATCGGCACGGTGCGGTCCTTTGAGTCCATCGACATCAGTTCGAACGTGACCGAGTCGGTGACACAGTTGTCCTTCAACGACGGGGACTTCGTCAAAAAGGGCACTCTGCTGGCCCTGCTGAGCGATTCCGAGGAGCAGGCGATGCTCGCATCTGCCAGGGCGACGCTCGCCGAGGAAGAGCGTGAGATCGAGCGTCTCAAAAATCTCGTCAAAGACGGCGCGGCACCCGAGGCACGGCTGGCGGAGCGCAAAACGCTCGCCGACATCGCGAAGCAAAAAATATTCGAGGCCGAGGCGAAGCTCACGGATCGCCGCATCACGGCGCCCTTCGACGGCTGGCTCGGTTTGCGGCGCATCAGTGTCGGCGCGCTGGTCACCCCCGGAACGGTCATTGCCTCGCTCGACAAGATGGACGTGGTGAAGATCGACTTCTCCGTGCCGGAAACCTATCTCGGCACCGTGAAGCCTGGAACATTGATCACCGCGCGCACGGATTCGGATCGCGAACGCAAATACGAGGGCAAAGTGTCGCACCTCGACTCACGCATCGACCCCGTGACGCGCTCCATCCCCACGCGTGCGGAGGTGGCAAATCCCGATCTCGCGCTCAAGCCCGGCATGCTCGTCATGGTGCGGCTCGTGGTAGAGCCGAAGATGTCGCTCTCCATTCCTGAACGCGCGCTGGTTCCCATCGGTGCCAAGGCTTACGTGTTCACGATCCTGGGTGACAAAGCGAAGCGCGTTGAGGTCAAAACCGGCCGCCGCAAGCCGGGCTTTGTCGAAATCACGAGCGGACTCAGTGAAGGGCAGTTGATCGTTGCCGATGGCATCGTCGGTTTGCAGGACGGGGCCGCTGTGAAGGCCGCCGGTGACTACGGCGGTCCTGTGGAGGCCTTCAACCCCGAACAACCCGACACGACGACTCCCTGA
- the map gene encoding type I methionyl aminopeptidase yields MAFVKSGNIPIRHGAQQQSIRKACQVARDVLIKTAAQVHAGATTAEIDRFAAAEMKARGATSAFLGYRQFPGNICVSINEEVVHGIGGPRVIQDGDVVKIDVGVYYDGWVGDNALTVPVGNVAKETLHLLAATEESLLVAVKYARDGWMLGDLCHSVEHHVTQYGYSVVREFVGHGVGRKLHEEPQVPNYGKKGARPRLKAGMTLAIEPMINMGTDKTRILADKWTVVTTDRKPSAHFEHVVLVTEDEPEILTARDRMFPKGTADLTPRPVAELG; encoded by the coding sequence ATGGCCTTCGTCAAATCCGGGAACATTCCCATCCGCCACGGCGCTCAGCAGCAGAGCATTCGCAAGGCCTGCCAGGTCGCGCGTGATGTACTGATCAAAACCGCCGCCCAAGTCCACGCCGGTGCCACCACCGCCGAGATCGACCGCTTTGCCGCCGCTGAGATGAAGGCACGTGGTGCCACCAGCGCCTTCCTCGGCTACCGCCAGTTCCCTGGCAACATCTGCGTCTCCATCAACGAAGAAGTGGTACATGGCATCGGCGGCCCGCGCGTCATCCAGGACGGCGACGTCGTCAAAATCGACGTTGGAGTCTATTACGACGGCTGGGTGGGCGACAACGCTCTCACCGTTCCTGTGGGCAATGTCGCCAAGGAAACGCTCCACCTTCTCGCCGCCACCGAGGAATCGCTTCTCGTCGCCGTCAAATACGCTCGTGACGGCTGGATGCTGGGTGACCTCTGCCACAGCGTCGAACATCACGTCACCCAATACGGCTACAGTGTCGTCCGCGAGTTTGTCGGTCATGGTGTCGGCAGAAAGCTCCACGAGGAGCCCCAGGTGCCCAACTACGGCAAAAAAGGCGCGCGTCCGCGCCTCAAGGCCGGCATGACCCTCGCCATCGAGCCCATGATCAACATGGGCACCGACAAGACGCGCATCCTCGCCGACAAATGGACGGTGGTGACGACTGACCGCAAGCCTTCCGCACACTTCGAGCACGTCGTCCTCGTCACCGAAGACGAGCCGGAGATCCTCACCGCTCGTGACCGCATGTTCCCCAAGGGAACCGCCGATCTGACGCCTCGACCGGTGGCAGAACTGGGCTGA
- the secY gene encoding preprotein translocase subunit SecY, with product MISAFANSFKVPELRSRILFTLAMIVIVRIGTSITLPGVDPTVLNAWIENKAGDSASGAAQVAALLNIFSGGGLQNCAIFALGIMPYISASIMLQLLTAVWPPLSKLAREEGGRQKITQYTRIATIVLCVFQATLLAQSLADPQQNYLMAGLQDAIDKLGGRPLVPNYGIGFVFTSVITITAGTMLMMWLGEQITDRGIGNGVSILICVNIVSDLPGALIQVWQTFVGSVKASPASAFTLVLLMGFMILVIAGVIALTQATRRIAITYAKRVVGRKVYGGQTQYLPLKINYSGVMPIIFAQAILLFPSTILASLFKDVNWIQRMAIFISTGTTYYVISAALIFFFSYFWVATMFQPTQISEDLKKSGGYVPGIRPGKPTADFLDFTMSRLTFAGAIFLTGLYVMPGIVSSSMQISSSAAQFFGGTSLLILVGVVLDVMRQVETHLLQSHYDGFLKKGRIRGRVDRVQQGGRTMDSTTIVWMWVGLAIIVLFGVVYKLALK from the coding sequence ATGATCTCCGCCTTCGCCAACAGCTTCAAAGTCCCCGAACTTCGCTCGCGCATCCTCTTCACGCTGGCGATGATTGTCATCGTCCGTATCGGCACCTCCATCACGCTTCCGGGCGTCGATCCGACGGTGCTGAATGCCTGGATCGAAAACAAGGCGGGTGACAGTGCCTCCGGTGCCGCCCAGGTCGCCGCGCTGCTCAACATCTTCAGCGGTGGTGGCCTGCAAAACTGCGCCATCTTCGCCCTCGGCATCATGCCTTACATCAGTGCGAGCATCATGCTGCAGCTCCTCACCGCCGTGTGGCCGCCGCTCAGCAAACTGGCCCGCGAGGAGGGCGGTCGTCAGAAGATCACGCAGTACACCCGCATCGCCACCATTGTGCTCTGCGTCTTCCAGGCCACCCTGCTCGCGCAATCACTGGCCGATCCGCAGCAAAACTATCTGATGGCCGGCTTGCAGGATGCCATCGACAAACTAGGCGGGCGACCGCTCGTGCCCAATTACGGCATTGGCTTTGTCTTCACCTCCGTCATCACCATCACGGCCGGCACCATGCTCATGATGTGGCTCGGTGAGCAGATCACCGACCGCGGCATTGGCAACGGCGTCTCCATCCTCATCTGCGTCAACATTGTCTCCGACCTGCCTGGGGCCCTCATCCAGGTCTGGCAGACCTTCGTCGGCAGCGTGAAAGCCAGCCCGGCCAGCGCCTTCACTCTCGTGTTGCTCATGGGCTTCATGATTCTCGTCATCGCCGGTGTTATTGCGCTCACCCAGGCGACACGACGAATTGCCATCACTTACGCCAAACGCGTCGTCGGCCGCAAGGTCTATGGCGGCCAGACGCAGTATCTGCCGCTGAAGATCAATTATTCCGGCGTCATGCCGATCATTTTCGCGCAGGCGATCCTGCTGTTCCCTTCCACCATCCTGGCCTCCTTGTTCAAGGACGTGAACTGGATTCAGCGCATGGCCATCTTCATCAGCACCGGAACCACTTACTACGTCATCTCCGCCGCCCTGATTTTCTTCTTCAGCTACTTCTGGGTCGCCACCATGTTCCAGCCCACGCAGATTTCCGAAGATCTCAAAAAGAGCGGCGGCTACGTCCCTGGCATCCGTCCTGGCAAGCCCACCGCCGACTTCCTCGACTTCACCATGAGCCGCCTCACCTTTGCCGGGGCGATCTTCCTCACCGGTCTCTATGTGATGCCCGGCATCGTCAGCAGTTCCATGCAGATTTCGAGCTCCGCCGCCCAGTTCTTCGGCGGCACCAGCCTGCTGATTCTCGTTGGCGTCGTGCTGGATGTCATGCGTCAGGTCGAAACGCATCTCTTGCAGAGCCATTATGACGGCTTCCTCAAGAAAGGCCGCATCCGTGGCCGCGTGGACCGCGTCCAGCAGGGTGGCCGCACGATGGACTCCACCACCATTGTCTGGATGTGGGTCGGTCTTGCCATCATCGTGCTCTTCGGTGTGGTGTATAAACTGGCTCTGAAGTGA
- the rplO gene encoding 50S ribosomal protein L15, giving the protein MQLQDVKPRPGAKKRRKRLGCGESSGHGKTCGKGNKGQMARAGRGIRPGFEGGQMPMHRRLPKKGFNNKAFKDVFEVVNVGELNDAFQDGAVINEAALREIGLVSRNCDAIKILGTGDLARKLTIQGAQVSAAAREKIEKAGGSIAA; this is encoded by the coding sequence ATGCAACTCCAAGACGTTAAACCCCGCCCCGGTGCCAAAAAGCGCCGCAAACGCCTCGGCTGTGGCGAAAGCTCCGGCCACGGCAAAACCTGTGGCAAAGGCAACAAAGGTCAGATGGCCCGCGCAGGACGCGGCATCCGCCCCGGCTTTGAAGGTGGTCAGATGCCCATGCACCGCCGTCTTCCCAAGAAGGGTTTCAACAACAAGGCGTTCAAAGACGTCTTCGAAGTCGTGAATGTTGGCGAACTCAACGATGCCTTCCAGGACGGTGCCGTCATCAACGAAGCCGCTCTGCGTGAAATCGGGCTCGTCAGCCGCAACTGCGATGCCATCAAGATCCTCGGCACTGGCGATCTCGCCCGCAAACTCACCATCCAAGGCGCGCAAGTCAGCGCTGCGGCCCGTGAAAAGATTGAGAAAGCCGGCGGTTCCATCGCCGCCTGA
- the rpsE gene encoding 30S ribosomal protein S5, with translation MADETVIIEAPPVEAVEVAAPAPSVFRGRDDRGPREVDGVEKVVHINRCAKVVKGGRRFSFSALVVSGDAKGKVGCGFGKANEVSDAIKKATEASRKNMYSICLKDSTIPHEVTGSHGGGHILLKPATPGTGIIAGGGARAVLEAAGVKDVIGKSLGSSNHANVVKATLAALSALRPADEILRARGKQIKERKAL, from the coding sequence ATGGCCGATGAAACAGTAATTATTGAGGCACCGCCGGTGGAAGCCGTTGAAGTCGCTGCTCCCGCACCTTCAGTCTTCCGTGGTCGCGATGATCGTGGGCCGCGTGAAGTGGATGGCGTTGAAAAAGTCGTTCACATCAACCGTTGCGCCAAGGTCGTCAAAGGCGGTCGTCGCTTCAGCTTCAGCGCTCTCGTTGTCTCTGGTGATGCCAAGGGCAAGGTCGGTTGCGGATTTGGCAAAGCGAACGAAGTCTCCGACGCCATCAAAAAGGCCACCGAGGCATCCCGCAAGAACATGTACTCCATCTGCCTCAAGGACAGCACCATTCCCCATGAGGTGACCGGTTCCCACGGCGGCGGCCACATTCTGCTCAAGCCTGCCACGCCAGGTACCGGCATCATCGCCGGTGGTGGCGCACGCGCCGTGCTTGAAGCCGCTGGCGTCAAAGACGTGATCGGCAAGTCCCTTGGTTCCAGCAATCACGCCAACGTCGTCAAGGCCACGCTCGCCGCCCTCAGCGCGCTGCGCCCTGCTGACGAAATCCTCCGTGCCCGTGGCAAGCAGATCAAAGAGCGCAAAGCCCTCTGA
- the rplR gene encoding 50S ribosomal protein L18, which yields MMALTNRKDIRARIHKRIRRKLSGTAERPRLAVYFSNTNVYAQVIDDAAGKTLVSASTKEKGYGAGKANVENATKVGAVLAERAIAKNISEVVFDRAGFIYHGKVKALADAAREKGLKF from the coding sequence ATCATGGCCCTCACCAATCGCAAAGACATCCGCGCTCGCATTCACAAGCGCATCCGCCGCAAGCTCAGCGGCACCGCCGAGCGTCCCCGTCTCGCTGTTTACTTCTCGAACACCAACGTTTACGCCCAGGTCATCGACGATGCGGCCGGCAAGACTCTTGTTTCGGCCTCCACCAAGGAAAAAGGCTACGGCGCTGGCAAGGCCAACGTCGAGAACGCCACCAAGGTCGGTGCCGTCCTCGCCGAGCGTGCCATCGCCAAGAACATCTCCGAAGTGGTCTTCGACCGCGCGGGCTTCATTTATCATGGCAAGGTCAAGGCTCTCGCCGATGCCGCCCGCGAAAAGGGCCTGAAATTCTAA
- the rplF gene encoding 50S ribosomal protein L6: protein MSRVGKQPITIPDKVSIKIGDDRSVHVKGPKGELGWNLPLGVKVDADAKTINVTRESDERQVRALHGTTQRLISNMLIGVSQGYTKNLEIHGVGFRAAVKGSEIDLQLGQSHERLHPIPKGVKVTVTENTKIAIEGIDKQVVGQLAADIRAYYPPEPYKAKGVRYVGEHIRRKAGKSVK, encoded by the coding sequence ATGTCACGCGTAGGCAAACAACCCATCACCATTCCCGACAAGGTCAGCATCAAGATCGGCGACGACCGTTCGGTGCATGTCAAAGGCCCCAAGGGCGAACTTGGCTGGAATCTTCCGCTCGGCGTCAAAGTCGATGCCGATGCCAAGACCATCAACGTCACCCGCGAGTCCGATGAGCGCCAGGTGCGTGCTCTTCACGGCACCACGCAGCGATTGATCTCGAACATGCTCATCGGCGTCAGCCAGGGCTACACCAAGAACCTCGAAATCCACGGCGTCGGCTTCCGCGCTGCGGTCAAAGGCTCCGAGATCGACCTCCAGCTTGGCCAGTCCCATGAACGTCTGCATCCCATCCCGAAAGGGGTGAAGGTGACCGTCACTGAAAACACCAAGATCGCCATCGAAGGCATCGACAAACAGGTTGTCGGGCAGCTTGCCGCCGACATCCGCGCCTACTACCCGCCGGAGCCTTACAAGGCCAAGGGCGTTCGTTATGTGGGCGAGCACATCCGCCGCAAAGCCGGCAAATCCGTCAAGTAA
- the rpsH gene encoding 30S ribosomal protein S8, giving the protein MTDPIADYLTRIRNACSAQQEQVLIPFSKMKAELSRILQEEGYIWSYEVDTNATHPRLKLKLKYQDKAPVIRKIDRASKPGLRKYVGSDEIPRVLGGLGISILSTPRGIMTGAKARKAKVGGELLATVW; this is encoded by the coding sequence ATGACCGACCCGATCGCAGATTATCTCACCCGCATCCGCAATGCCTGCTCCGCACAGCAGGAGCAGGTGCTCATTCCCTTCTCGAAGATGAAAGCCGAACTCTCCCGCATCCTGCAGGAAGAAGGCTACATCTGGAGCTATGAAGTGGACACCAACGCCACCCATCCTCGCCTCAAGCTCAAGCTCAAGTATCAGGACAAGGCACCTGTCATCCGCAAGATCGACCGCGCCAGCAAGCCCGGCCTGCGCAAGTATGTGGGCAGCGATGAGATCCCCCGCGTCCTCGGCGGCCTCGGCATTTCCATTCTTTCCACCCCGCGTGGCATCATGACCGGTGCCAAGGCCCGCAAGGCCAAAGTGGGTGGCGAACTCCTCGCCACCGTCTGGTAA
- the rplE gene encoding 50S ribosomal protein L5 — MEYSLKTLYKQKRDELKTQLALTNIHQVPKLEKIVINCSVGSQGERKQAIEDAVNEVTLITGQKPIITKSKKAIANFKLREGENIGVKVTLRGVKMYDFMMRLVRTAIPRIRDFRGVAPRAFDGRGNYTLGVSDQSIFPEIEIDKIKRPLGFDITFVTSTNNDDHAREMLRALGMPFRTRTAQPKKEDGSEAAAA; from the coding sequence ATGGAATACTCCCTCAAGACCCTCTACAAACAGAAGCGCGACGAACTGAAGACCCAGCTCGCCCTCACCAACATCCATCAGGTTCCCAAGCTTGAAAAAATCGTCATCAACTGCTCTGTCGGCAGCCAGGGCGAACGCAAGCAGGCGATCGAAGATGCGGTGAACGAAGTCACTCTCATCACCGGCCAGAAGCCCATCATCACCAAAAGCAAGAAGGCCATCGCCAACTTCAAGCTGCGTGAAGGTGAAAACATCGGCGTTAAAGTTACTCTGCGCGGCGTTAAGATGTATGACTTCATGATGCGCCTCGTGCGCACCGCCATCCCGCGTATTCGTGACTTCCGTGGTGTCGCTCCCCGCGCCTTTGACGGCCGTGGCAACTACACCCTCGGTGTCTCCGACCAGTCTATCTTCCCTGAGATCGAGATCGACAAGATCAAGCGTCCCCTCGGTTTTGACATCACCTTCGTCACCAGCACGAACAATGATGATCATGCGCGTGAAATGCTGCGTGCCCTGGGCATGCCGTTCCGCACCCGCACCGCCCAGCCGAAGAAGGAAGATGGCTCTGAAGCCGCTGCCGCCTAA
- the rplX gene encoding 50S ribosomal protein L24, with protein sequence MSSHIKTHVKKGDNVVVISGAAKGAQGVVLQVQPGKGRVLVEGVRMIKKAIKPTQQNQAGGFQEKEAPIHISNVKRVEAPAKEKKKKVAKKKAKA encoded by the coding sequence ATGAGCAGCCACATCAAGACCCACGTTAAAAAGGGCGACAATGTCGTCGTCATCTCCGGAGCCGCCAAAGGCGCGCAGGGCGTTGTCCTGCAAGTGCAGCCGGGCAAAGGCCGTGTGCTCGTTGAAGGCGTGCGCATGATCAAAAAAGCGATCAAGCCCACCCAGCAGAACCAGGCCGGCGGCTTCCAGGAAAAAGAAGCCCCCATCCACATTTCCAACGTGAAGCGCGTCGAAGCGCCCGCGAAAGAGAAGAAAAAGAAAGTTGCTAAGAAGAAGGCCAAAGCCTAA
- the rplN gene encoding 50S ribosomal protein L14 → MLQMESSIPVADNTGARLATMIGVLGKKNTRFAYVGDIITAHVRESTPTAAVKKGEVVRAVIVRTSHPIRRVDGSILRFDRNAMVIIDKDNNPRGTRIFGPVARELRDKNFMKIVSLAPEVL, encoded by the coding sequence ATGTTGCAAATGGAATCTTCAATCCCGGTGGCTGACAACACCGGTGCCCGCTTGGCCACGATGATCGGCGTGCTGGGCAAGAAAAACACCCGCTTCGCCTATGTTGGCGACATCATCACCGCGCACGTTCGCGAGTCCACCCCGACCGCCGCCGTGAAGAAGGGCGAAGTCGTCCGTGCCGTGATCGTCCGCACCTCGCATCCGATCCGTCGTGTGGATGGCTCGATCCTGCGTTTCGACCGGAACGCCATGGTCATCATCGACAAGGACAACAACCCGCGCGGCACCCGCATCTTTGGCCCGGTGGCCCGTGAGCTGCGCGACAAAAACTTCATGAAGATCGTTTCCCTCGCCCCCGAAGTGCTATGA
- the rpsQ gene encoding 30S ribosomal protein S17, whose amino-acid sequence MSETTAAAPAATEKKTVRKTRVGVVLSDKMAKTIVVKVERRVPHPQFKKIVRKTSKFYAHDEKEQAKEGDKVLIGETRPLSKLKRWELLEVQKH is encoded by the coding sequence ATGAGCGAGACCACCGCAGCAGCCCCTGCCGCCACCGAAAAGAAAACCGTGCGCAAGACGCGCGTCGGCGTCGTGTTGTCCGACAAAATGGCGAAGACCATCGTCGTCAAAGTCGAACGCCGCGTTCCGCATCCGCAGTTCAAGAAGATCGTGCGCAAGACCTCCAAGTTCTATGCTCATGACGAGAAGGAACAGGCCAAGGAGGGCGACAAGGTGCTCATCGGCGAAACCCGTCCGCTTTCGAAGCTGAAGCGCTGGGAACTGCTGGAAGTTCAGAAGCACTAA
- the rpmC gene encoding 50S ribosomal protein L29: MKIKELRESTVEELSARRRELKQEALNLRIQQSAGGGQLENPARLTHIRKEIARIETIITERTRAAAAKKAA; the protein is encoded by the coding sequence ATGAAGATCAAAGAACTCCGTGAATCGACTGTGGAAGAGCTTTCCGCACGCCGTCGCGAACTGAAGCAGGAGGCGCTCAATCTGCGCATCCAGCAGAGCGCCGGTGGCGGCCAGCTCGAAAATCCTGCGCGCCTGACCCACATCCGCAAGGAGATCGCCCGCATCGAAACCATCATCACCGAGCGCACCCGCGCCGCGGCTGCCAAGAAGGCCGCCTGA
- the rplP gene encoding 50S ribosomal protein L16 — translation MALLPSRVKYRKSQRGNRGGNATSGNKLDFGEFGLQTLERGWIKNIHIEACRVAITRFLKRKGKVFVRIFPHKPVTQRPPEVRMGKGKGAPEFWVAVVLPGHMLFEISGVNEATAREACRLAATKLGLRCRFVSRESLHK, via the coding sequence ATGGCCCTTCTTCCCAGCAGAGTTAAATATCGCAAATCGCAACGCGGCAACCGCGGTGGCAACGCCACCAGCGGCAACAAGCTCGACTTCGGTGAGTTCGGACTCCAGACCCTTGAACGCGGCTGGATCAAGAACATCCACATTGAAGCCTGCCGTGTCGCCATCACCCGCTTCCTGAAGCGCAAAGGCAAGGTTTTCGTCCGCATTTTCCCGCACAAGCCCGTCACCCAGCGCCCGCCGGAAGTCCGAATGGGTAAAGGTAAAGGCGCCCCGGAATTCTGGGTCGCTGTCGTCCTCCCCGGGCACATGCTGTTTGAAATCTCCGGCGTCAACGAGGCCACCGCCCGTGAAGCCTGCCGCCTGGCCGCTACGAAACTCGGCCTCCGTTGCCGCTTCGTCAGCCGCGAAAGCCTGCACAAATAA
- the rpsC gene encoding 30S ribosomal protein S3 gives MGQKVNPIGFRLAVTKDWRSKWYAPEKEYADSLHSDLAIRGYLKEKLMQAAISKIVIERAWNQVRVTLHTARPGLVIGRKGQEIDVMSQKISEMCGGKQVKIDIFEIKQPELDAQLVAEAVAVQLERRISFRRAMKRSVQTAMDMGADGIRLRCAGRLGGADIARAEWYRQGKVPLQTLRIPIDYGFAEARTVYGIIGVKCWMNRGNAPEGVSRPSGDRRPRNNDRGDRRPGAPGPRGGERGRGGPGGGSGYGSPAPAPAPAPAQA, from the coding sequence ATGGGACAGAAAGTAAATCCGATCGGCTTCCGCCTCGCAGTCACCAAAGACTGGCGCTCCAAGTGGTATGCCCCTGAAAAAGAATATGCAGACTCGCTGCACAGCGACCTCGCTATCCGTGGCTATCTCAAGGAGAAGCTCATGCAGGCCGCAATCTCGAAGATCGTCATCGAACGCGCCTGGAACCAGGTCCGTGTGACGCTCCACACCGCCCGTCCCGGTCTCGTCATCGGCCGCAAAGGCCAGGAAATCGACGTGATGAGCCAGAAGATCTCCGAGATGTGCGGTGGCAAGCAGGTGAAAATCGACATCTTTGAAATCAAGCAGCCCGAGCTCGACGCCCAGCTCGTCGCCGAGGCCGTTGCCGTTCAGCTTGAACGCCGTATTTCCTTCCGCCGCGCCATGAAGCGCTCCGTGCAGACCGCGATGGACATGGGTGCTGACGGCATCCGTCTCCGCTGCGCCGGTCGTCTCGGTGGCGCCGACATTGCCCGTGCTGAGTGGTATCGCCAGGGCAAGGTGCCGCTTCAAACGCTGCGTATCCCGATTGACTATGGCTTTGCCGAAGCCCGCACCGTTTACGGCATCATCGGCGTGAAGTGCTGGATGAACCGTGGCAATGCCCCTGAAGGCGTCTCCCGTCCTTCCGGTGACCGCCGCCCGCGCAACAACGACCGTGGTGACCGCCGCCCTGGCGCTCCCGGTCCCCGTGGTGGCGAACGTGGTCGTGGCGGCCCTGGTGGTGGTTCCGGTTATGGTTCCCCCGCTCCCGCCCCGGCACCAGCCCCCGCCCAGGCATGA